One genomic region from Populus nigra chromosome 8, ddPopNigr1.1, whole genome shotgun sequence encodes:
- the LOC133700393 gene encoding dirigent protein-like has protein sequence MAATKLILALPLFLLVCSSNIASSKNSRRPKPCRRLVLYFHDIIYNGKNAKNATSAIVGSPPWGNKTNLAIPNRFGDVVIFDDPITLDSDLRSTPIGRAQGLYLYDKKEILTAWFGFSFVFNSTQLKGTINFAGADDIMKTTRDLSVVGGTGDFFMTRGIATLMTDAYEDDRYFRLRVDVQLYECF, from the coding sequence ATGGCAGCTACAAAACTCATTCTAGCTCTTCCCCTCTTCCTTCTAGTTTGTAGCTCCAATATTGCCAGCAGCAAAAACAGCAGAAGACCCAAGCCATGTAGAAGGCTAGTGCTCTACTTCCATGACATTATATACAATGGAAAGAACGCAAAGAATGCAACATCAGCAATAGTGGGTTCACCACCTTGGGGTAACAAGACCAATTTGGCTATACCAAATCGTTTTGGAGACGTGGTTATTTTTGATGATCCCATTACTCTAGACAGCGATCTTCGCTCCACCCCCATCGGACGAGCACAAGGGCTTTACTTGTATGacaagaaagaaattttaactgcttggtttggtttctcttttgttttcaactCAACACAGCTTAAGGGTACTATAAACTTTGCTGGGGCGGATGATATCATGAAGACTACTAGAGATCTTTCTGTTGTCGGCGGTACCGGTGATTTCTTCATGACTCGAGGGATAGCGACATTGATGACCGATGCATACGAGGATGATCGGTATTTCCGGCTTCGTGTTGATGTTCAATTATACGAATGCTTTTAG
- the LOC133701189 gene encoding disease resistance response protein 206-like: MRASRILLCFFMFLAVSSAYRGKKKQYKPCKEFVLYFHDILYNGQNAANATSAIVAAPEGANLTILAGQNHFGNIIVFDDPITLDNNLHSPPVGRAQGMYIYDTKNTFTSWLGFTFALNSTEHQGTISFIGADPIMVKSRDISVVGGTGDFFMHRGIATIATDSFEGDVYFRLHVDIKFYECW; encoded by the coding sequence atgaGAGCAAGCCGTattcttctttgtttctttatgtTTCTTGCTGTATCTTCAGCCTACCGAGGCAAGAAGAAGCAGTACAAACCATGCAAGGAGTTTGTCCTCTACTTCCATGACATTCTTTACAATGGCCAGAATGCTGCCAATGCAACATCGGCAATTGTAGCAGCACCGGAAGGGGCTAACTTAACCATCTTAGCAGGGCAGAACCATTTTGGCAACATTATAGTTTTTGATGATCCCATTACCCTTGACAACAATCTTCATTCACCACCAGTTGGTAGGGCGCAAGGCATGTATATCTATGATACCAAGAACACCTTCACTTCTTGGCTCGGCTTTACATTTGCTCTTAATAGCACAGAACACCAAGGGACCATAAGTTTCATTGGAGCCGACCCAATTATGGTGAAGAGTAGAGATATATCTGTGGTTGGAGGCACTGGGGATTTTTTTATGCACAGGGGAATTGCAACTATAGCCACTGATTCATTTGAAGGTGATGTGTATTTCAGACTCCACGTTGATATCAAATTCTATGAATGTTGGTAA
- the LOC133700433 gene encoding disease resistance response protein 206-like yields MPCFFPLEIISRKKMRTLGFVAIFFLIFLSVSSAYPGWKKQYKPCKQLVLYFHDIIYNGQNAANATAAIVAAPEGANLTILAGQFHFGNIAVFDDPITLDNNLHSPPVGRAQGMYIYDTKNTFTAWLGFTFVFNSTKHQGTINFIGADPIMVKSRDISVVGGTGDFFMHRGIATIMTDSFEGDVYFRLRVDVKFYECW; encoded by the coding sequence ATGCCCTGCTTCTTTCCTCTTGAGATCATCTctagaaagaaaatgagaactTTGGGCTTCGTTGCTATTTTCTTCCTGATATTCCTTTCTGTATCCTCAGCCTATCCAGGCTGGAAGAAGCAGTACAAACCATGCAAGCAATTAGTCCTCTACTTCCATGACATTATTTACAATGGCCAGAATGCTGCTAATGCTACAGCAGCAATTGTGGCAGCACCAGAAGGTGCTAACCTAACCATCTTAGCAGGGCAGTTCCATTTTGGCAACATTGCAGTTTTTGATGATCCCATCACTCTTGATAACAATCTTCATTCTCCACCAGTTGGTAGGGCACAAGGCATGTATATCTATGATACCAAAAACACCTTCACTGCTTGGTTAGGCtttacatttgtttttaatagcaCAAAACACCAAGGGACGATAAATTTCATTGGAGCCGACCCAATTATGGTGAAGAGTAGAGATATATCAGTAGTTGGAGGCACTGGAGATTTTTTCATGCACAGAGGAATTGCAACGATAATGACAGATTCATTTGAAGGTGATGTGTATTTCAGGCTCCGCGTCGATGTCAAATTCTATGAATGCTGGTAA
- the LOC133701764 gene encoding cation/H(+) antiporter 18-like isoform X2, translated as MSCCLAHSYSSFSSKAFTPAACNRRDCWILLGPSALGRNKHYLDKVFPAKSLPVLDTLANLGLLFFLFLIGLELDLKSLRRTGKKALCIAAAGIILPFLLGIGSSFALRGTISKGVDKAPFLVFMGVALSITAFPVLARILAELKLLTTDVGRMAMSAAAVNDVAAWILLALAIALSGTGHSPLVSLWVFLCGSGFVLCCVFIIPPIFKWMANRCPEGEPVDEIYVCATLTAVLAAGFVTDSIGIHALFGAFVVGVVIPKEGAFAGALVEKVEDIVSGLFLPLYFVSSGLKTNVATIQGLQSWGLLVLVITTACFGKIVGTVGVSLLCRMPFQEAVAMGFLMNTKGLVELIVLNIGKDRKVLNDETFSIMILMAIFTTFITTPLVMAVYKPAKRASRADYKIRKIERNDPNTQLRILACFHSTRDVPTMINLIEASRGTDRREGLCVYAMHLMELTERSSAILMVHKVRKNGLPFWNKLQQSGNNQVVVAFEAFRQLSRVSIKPTTAISQMYDMHEDICESAERKRAAAIILPFHKHQRLDGTFETTRTDFRWVNMRVLENARCSVGILVDRGLGGGTHVPASNVSYSVTVLFFGGCDDREALAYGARMAEHPGISLSVIRFTASHEIVGEIVRVDINDNHNVSTESTDDEFIAEFKKKISNDSSVKYEERIVNNAAETVEAAKDFSRCNLFLVGRVPQGPVVASLNVKVECPELGPVGHLLISPDFTTLASVLVMQQHASPGSVVGSTRVTEMPAEDSET; from the exons ATGTCTTGTTGTCTTGCTCACTCGTACTCTAGCTTTTCTTCTAAGGCCTTTACGCCAGCCGCGTGTAATCGCCGAGATTGTT GGATACTACTCGGTCCATCAGCTCTGGGTCGAAACAAGCATTATCTGGATAAAGTTTTCCCAGCTAAAAGCCTCCCGGTGTTGGATACTTTAGCAAATCTTGGTCTGCTTTTCTTCCTGTTCTTGATAGGCCTTGAGTTGGACCTAAAGTCCCTTCGTCGGACAGGAAAAAAAGCTTTATGCATTGCTGCTGCGGGGATTATCTTGCCCTTTTTATTAGGAATTGGTTCATCATTTGCCCTCCGTGGAACTATCAGCAAAGGAGTAGATAAAGCTCCATTCCTTGTCTTCATGGGGGTGGCCCTTTCTATCACTGCTTTCCCTGTCTTGGCTCGTATTTTGGCCGAACTTAAGCTTTTAACAACTGATGTTGGTCGAATGGCAATGTCAGCAGCAGCAGTCAATGATGTGGCTGCATGGATACTTCTTGCTCTTGCTATTGCCCTGTCTGGAACTGGCCATTCTCCCCTTGTATCTTTATGGGTATTTTTGTGTGGGTCAGGATTTGTTCTTTGTTGCGTATTCATTATCCCTCCTATCTTTAAATGGATGGCAAATCGCTGCCCTGAAGGTGAGCCAGTGGATGAAATATATGTATGTGCTACTTTAACTGCTGTTTTAGCTGCTGGATTTGTCACCGATTCAATTGGAATACATGCTCTCTTTGGTGCATTTGTTGTTGGAGTTGTTATCCCAAAAGAAGGAGCATTTGCTGGTGCTCTTGTTGAAAAAGTTGAAGATATTGTATCTGGTCTCTTTCTCCCATTGTACTTTGTCTCAAGCGGATTAAAGACCAATGTAGCCACAATTCAAGGGCTTCAGTCCTGGGGTTTACTGGTTTTGGTCATAACTACAGCCTGTTTTGGGAAAATTGTTGGCACTGTAGGTGTCTCTCTTCTTTGCCGAATGCCTTTTCAGGAAGCTGTAGCTATGGGGTTCCTAATGAACACTAAAGGCCTGGTGGAGTTAATTGTCCTGAACATTGGTAAAGATAGGAAG GTTTTGAACGATGAAACATTTTCCATCATGATTCTGATGGCCATTTTCACAACTTTTATCACAACACCTTTAGTTATGGCAGTATACAAGCCGGCTAAACGAGCGAGTAGGGCTGACTACAAAATCAGGAAAATTGAGAGAAATGACCCCAATACTCAGCTCAGGATTTTGGCCTGTTTCCATTCAACAAGGGACGTTCCCACAATGATTAATCTCATTGAGGCTTCGCGTGGGACTGACAGGAGGGAAGGACTATGTGTCTATGCCATGCACCTCATGGAGCTCACTGAGAGGTCATCCGCAATACTTATGGTACATAAGGTGAGAAAGAATGGGCTACCGTTTTGGAATAAGTTGCAGCAGTCTGGTAATAATCAAGTAGTTGTTGCTTTTGAGGCTTTCCGGCAGCTGAGCCGTGTGTCTATAAAGCCAACAACTGCGATCTCACAAATGTATGACATGCATGAAGACATATGTGAGAGTGCTGAACGGAAAAGGGCAGCGGCTATAATCCTCCCATTCCACAAGCACCAGAGGCTGGATGGGACGTTTGAGACAACTCGGACTGATTTTCGTTGGGTTAATATGAGGGTTCTTGAGAATGCGCGGTGCTCAGTTGGTATCTTGGTGGATCGTGGGCTTGGTGGAGGCACACATGTCCCTGCAAGCAATGTCTCCTATTCTGTAACTGTTCTATTCTTTGGGGGCTGCGATGATCGTGAAGCCCTTGCTTATGGTGCTAGAATGGCCGAGCACCCTGGTATCAGTTTATCTGTTATTCGTTTCACCGCAAGCCATGAGATTGTCGGAGAAATTGTCAGAGTTGATATAAATGACAACCACAATGTTTCGACGGAATCAACTGATGATGAATTTATAGCCGAGTTCAAGAAGAAAATTTCAAATGACAGCTCGGTCAAATATGAAGAGAGAATAGTGAACAATGCTGCGGAAACTGTGGAAGCTGCTAAGGATTTTAGTCGCTGCAATCTGTTTCTTGTTGGCCGAGTGCCTCAGGGCCCTGTAGTTGCATCTTTGAATGTAAAGGTCGAGTGTCCTGAACTGGGGCCTGTGGGACATCTTTTGATTTCTCCTGATTTCACAACTTTAGCATCAGTCTTGGTGATGCAGCAGCATGCTAGCCCAGGATCAGTAGTTGGTTCAACAAGGGTTACAGAGATGCCTGCGGAAGATTCAGAAACTTAA
- the LOC133701764 gene encoding cation/H(+) antiporter 18-like isoform X1, giving the protein MAALNATGTLSCPKPMKATSNGVFQGDNPLDYALPLAILQICLVVLLTRTLAFLLRPLRQPRVIAEIVGGILLGPSALGRNKHYLDKVFPAKSLPVLDTLANLGLLFFLFLIGLELDLKSLRRTGKKALCIAAAGIILPFLLGIGSSFALRGTISKGVDKAPFLVFMGVALSITAFPVLARILAELKLLTTDVGRMAMSAAAVNDVAAWILLALAIALSGTGHSPLVSLWVFLCGSGFVLCCVFIIPPIFKWMANRCPEGEPVDEIYVCATLTAVLAAGFVTDSIGIHALFGAFVVGVVIPKEGAFAGALVEKVEDIVSGLFLPLYFVSSGLKTNVATIQGLQSWGLLVLVITTACFGKIVGTVGVSLLCRMPFQEAVAMGFLMNTKGLVELIVLNIGKDRKVLNDETFSIMILMAIFTTFITTPLVMAVYKPAKRASRADYKIRKIERNDPNTQLRILACFHSTRDVPTMINLIEASRGTDRREGLCVYAMHLMELTERSSAILMVHKVRKNGLPFWNKLQQSGNNQVVVAFEAFRQLSRVSIKPTTAISQMYDMHEDICESAERKRAAAIILPFHKHQRLDGTFETTRTDFRWVNMRVLENARCSVGILVDRGLGGGTHVPASNVSYSVTVLFFGGCDDREALAYGARMAEHPGISLSVIRFTASHEIVGEIVRVDINDNHNVSTESTDDEFIAEFKKKISNDSSVKYEERIVNNAAETVEAAKDFSRCNLFLVGRVPQGPVVASLNVKVECPELGPVGHLLISPDFTTLASVLVMQQHASPGSVVGSTRVTEMPAEDSET; this is encoded by the exons ATGGCGGCCTTGAATGCCACCGGAACGTTGTCATGTCCTAAACCAATGAAAGCTACATCTAATGGTGTGTTTCAAGGAGATAATCCTCTTGACTATGCATTGCCTCTTGCTATCCTCCAAATATGTCTTGTTGTCTTGCTCACTCGTACTCTAGCTTTTCTTCTAAGGCCTTTACGCCAGCCGCGTGTAATCGCCGAGATTGTT ggaGGGATACTACTCGGTCCATCAGCTCTGGGTCGAAACAAGCATTATCTGGATAAAGTTTTCCCAGCTAAAAGCCTCCCGGTGTTGGATACTTTAGCAAATCTTGGTCTGCTTTTCTTCCTGTTCTTGATAGGCCTTGAGTTGGACCTAAAGTCCCTTCGTCGGACAGGAAAAAAAGCTTTATGCATTGCTGCTGCGGGGATTATCTTGCCCTTTTTATTAGGAATTGGTTCATCATTTGCCCTCCGTGGAACTATCAGCAAAGGAGTAGATAAAGCTCCATTCCTTGTCTTCATGGGGGTGGCCCTTTCTATCACTGCTTTCCCTGTCTTGGCTCGTATTTTGGCCGAACTTAAGCTTTTAACAACTGATGTTGGTCGAATGGCAATGTCAGCAGCAGCAGTCAATGATGTGGCTGCATGGATACTTCTTGCTCTTGCTATTGCCCTGTCTGGAACTGGCCATTCTCCCCTTGTATCTTTATGGGTATTTTTGTGTGGGTCAGGATTTGTTCTTTGTTGCGTATTCATTATCCCTCCTATCTTTAAATGGATGGCAAATCGCTGCCCTGAAGGTGAGCCAGTGGATGAAATATATGTATGTGCTACTTTAACTGCTGTTTTAGCTGCTGGATTTGTCACCGATTCAATTGGAATACATGCTCTCTTTGGTGCATTTGTTGTTGGAGTTGTTATCCCAAAAGAAGGAGCATTTGCTGGTGCTCTTGTTGAAAAAGTTGAAGATATTGTATCTGGTCTCTTTCTCCCATTGTACTTTGTCTCAAGCGGATTAAAGACCAATGTAGCCACAATTCAAGGGCTTCAGTCCTGGGGTTTACTGGTTTTGGTCATAACTACAGCCTGTTTTGGGAAAATTGTTGGCACTGTAGGTGTCTCTCTTCTTTGCCGAATGCCTTTTCAGGAAGCTGTAGCTATGGGGTTCCTAATGAACACTAAAGGCCTGGTGGAGTTAATTGTCCTGAACATTGGTAAAGATAGGAAG GTTTTGAACGATGAAACATTTTCCATCATGATTCTGATGGCCATTTTCACAACTTTTATCACAACACCTTTAGTTATGGCAGTATACAAGCCGGCTAAACGAGCGAGTAGGGCTGACTACAAAATCAGGAAAATTGAGAGAAATGACCCCAATACTCAGCTCAGGATTTTGGCCTGTTTCCATTCAACAAGGGACGTTCCCACAATGATTAATCTCATTGAGGCTTCGCGTGGGACTGACAGGAGGGAAGGACTATGTGTCTATGCCATGCACCTCATGGAGCTCACTGAGAGGTCATCCGCAATACTTATGGTACATAAGGTGAGAAAGAATGGGCTACCGTTTTGGAATAAGTTGCAGCAGTCTGGTAATAATCAAGTAGTTGTTGCTTTTGAGGCTTTCCGGCAGCTGAGCCGTGTGTCTATAAAGCCAACAACTGCGATCTCACAAATGTATGACATGCATGAAGACATATGTGAGAGTGCTGAACGGAAAAGGGCAGCGGCTATAATCCTCCCATTCCACAAGCACCAGAGGCTGGATGGGACGTTTGAGACAACTCGGACTGATTTTCGTTGGGTTAATATGAGGGTTCTTGAGAATGCGCGGTGCTCAGTTGGTATCTTGGTGGATCGTGGGCTTGGTGGAGGCACACATGTCCCTGCAAGCAATGTCTCCTATTCTGTAACTGTTCTATTCTTTGGGGGCTGCGATGATCGTGAAGCCCTTGCTTATGGTGCTAGAATGGCCGAGCACCCTGGTATCAGTTTATCTGTTATTCGTTTCACCGCAAGCCATGAGATTGTCGGAGAAATTGTCAGAGTTGATATAAATGACAACCACAATGTTTCGACGGAATCAACTGATGATGAATTTATAGCCGAGTTCAAGAAGAAAATTTCAAATGACAGCTCGGTCAAATATGAAGAGAGAATAGTGAACAATGCTGCGGAAACTGTGGAAGCTGCTAAGGATTTTAGTCGCTGCAATCTGTTTCTTGTTGGCCGAGTGCCTCAGGGCCCTGTAGTTGCATCTTTGAATGTAAAGGTCGAGTGTCCTGAACTGGGGCCTGTGGGACATCTTTTGATTTCTCCTGATTTCACAACTTTAGCATCAGTCTTGGTGATGCAGCAGCATGCTAGCCCAGGATCAGTAGTTGGTTCAACAAGGGTTACAGAGATGCCTGCGGAAGATTCAGAAACTTAA